TCTGCTTTTGGGTATGAGTTACAAGGTTGAAAAAGGTTTTCTGACAACTAGGTAACAACTAAAAAAGGAAAAAGCAGTCAACTAACCAGATGATATTTTAGAGCCATCTAATTTACTATTAAAAATCACTAGTTGGAGAACCCCAAGTTGTTGTCCTTGAGGCTGTACCAACAGGCGGCTAACCACTGATGAATAATTTCCTTATCAAATTTATTGTCAAAAGAGATGCGCTAATAAAGTACCATGTTGGTATTGGTTGGATCCAAGCCCATGAACGAGAAATTTTAAGAAGAACCGCAATTATTCAACCATCGTGCCCTCAAGTTGTGATGTCATGGAGTGAACATCAGCGAGGCTCAATACTCTACACTTTAACATCAAGTGGAGAGTATTTCTTTTTGTTCTCGTGAATGATACATCTTTCTTTCTTTGTCATGTAACAATGATATGCACTTAATAAATTGTTGAAGGAATGCTATAAAAAAAAATCTGTCAACTGGATTTGTAGGTTGTTTTCTCACGACAATAATATAAACAGAAACAGGAAAAGTATATAAAAAAGAGGTTGATCGCAAAGTACAGTTACCTTGTGTTTGCTTCACCACGTTGCCATGCTTATAATTCTTCTCCATAAATAAACAAGTGTTCCTTGTGGAAAGAAAACCATTGAAGAAACCTTTTTCTCTGTAGAATGAAACGAAGTGCCTTGTATGCTCAACTGGGATGATGCATATGTGCTTGACCCAATTGTCAACTCATAATTAAAGGTGACATCTAAATATGAGAGTACTAAATGGCAAGTTGGTGGCACCAGACAATGACAGATGCAACCCTTCTGAATCCTGATCCTTCCTCCTGGCTTCCCCCCAATACACACAGGCAGGTACACGCCACCCATCTAAACCACTTTCCACTAGGGTTCTGGTGGTGGATGGCAGCGCCGACAAGGGCTGCGGCGGCACCTGTTTCGGTATGTTCGGTCCCCGTCAAGGAAGTAGAATAACTTGTCCCCAAAAAACCTGATCAGCAGTTGATGAGTGTCCTAAAAGATCAGTGCAGGGTGGCAAGGTGACAGGGCAGCTAACATAGCTAGGTGTGCTAGATGCAGGCAATAGTCGTTGCAAGAGCACGCGGCTTATTCGCAGACCAAGAAAACCACCAGCGGTTTGGATATCGGCAGCCAGGGCTTCCCTGGGATATGGGTTTCACTGCAGTGGATGTGGATAGGCAACTGGCCGGCTACTGCAGCTGAAGAAAAGTTTAGTAGTAGCTGGTTAGTGGTGATGCTGGGCTGTTTGGTGCCACATGTTGAGATGTACGAACGCTGATTGCTCACATGATTGCAGAGAGCAAGAGTAATCAACACAATATGTTGTCAGAAAACACTATTGGCTGTCAATGTGAAACCATGCTTTTCCACCGGGAGTGACGGAGCAAGATAGATTGAAAAGCTAATGTCTGGAGTATAAGACCAAAGATCCTGACATGACTGAATTTGACGTCTTACACACTTTTCTCAATCACTGTCAGGGAGCCTGCGGAGGGAAATAATAATGTAGAAATTTCAAAGGAAATGACTAAATTCACGCAGCAATGAAAGAAACAAAATTACAGGGCCAAAGATATTGCTTATTATACATTTGATGGAGATTCCTTGCTACTACTCCATGTTTGTTTCATGAAATATTTTGCTTTTACAGCCACTTGTTACTTCAGATGGTGACATACAAAGAGGAGCTAAAAGAATCTGGCCAGAGACTTTTCTAGAAAAAAAAAAGTGCAGGGAACTGCAGGCAGGATAAAAGGATCATGCGAAAATGATGGGTACCACAAAACCATCAATTGTTCAATCCTTCCTTCCTTGCACAGATATTGTTGATAAGATCACAATTTTTATATAGCAGTAGGTACAGATAGACATCGAAGCATGTGCATATTTAACTTCCACACAAATAACCCATACCTCACACTCCAACAGTGTGGTGCGGTTTTCTTCTAATCAGAAAAGATCACAACAAGCCAAAAGTACATGTCGATCTTCTGTCTCTACCTCTGAAGAAAGAGAGTTGACTCCTGTGCCCCAGTGCACTATGTTACTCTGCAAAAGGGCATGCATAAAAATTGGTTTAATTCCATCTGAATAAGTTAAACTCGTGTGCATTCAGGATGGAATGAGAAAGGCTATCAGGGATGATTACGGATGAAGCATAATATGATAAAGAACTATCATCAGCACTGCAGGAAGAACTACTCTGATGGAAAGAAGTGTACTATGTAGAGGAAACATCAAGTGCAAATCATTATATTTGTGAACATGTTACTAAGCACAAACTCAATCTAGTCCATTGGATCTAATCTGAATGGCTCAAATGAGAGGTGGGAATCCAACATCCTAATCCAGCCCAAGTGGGACGAGGTAATTCCACCCTTCATTTTGTTCATTTAGATTACATCCAATGAGTTAAGTTGAGCTTGTAAATATGATCACCTATATAGTTATGTGCACATAGTACTTTTGTGGGAATTTTTTTGGGTATTGTAGTCTTCTATAGATTCCTAGTGAATTCTAGTACTCATAAACCGCTGTATTAGGACCCTGATACAATCAGAAAGTAGCCGATTTAGGGATGAGCCATGACAAGAGGAAATTGTGCAAATAGAAAGAGGCCCTTTTCAGAACCTCAACAGTAAAAAACCATAGTAGTCTTAAATTGACAAATCACAAATTTGCAGATGTGTTGCTGCTCTTGTCAATGCATAGCGCAGGTACCTATCACTAGCTTTTGGCATTTACCTACATCTTTATCTTACTGCGAGCATGCATAGGATTAATCAGTTGGGAACTTGACTAACTGTCAATTTTACAGCATTAATCATTCCCAGAGTTCAGAAAGGGAGGGGGGGATGCATGTAGCCAGAGAGTAATAGCACTCCCGATTTCAACTGTCTGCAAAATATATCTACTAGTGGTGACCATTTAAAGTGCAAAAGTTGGAGAGCTGAATTCTCTTCAATAATTTCAGCCTTCCATTGAGCAATCAAGCACCGTGTAAGAAAAGATATATACCATTTCAGGCTTTAAGCACCTACTCATTACAGGTTTGTTCCTTGGGAAGACCTTCAGTAATTTTTCTCTATTCAATTTGTGCATTGTCTTGTCAGCAGAATGAGGCCTGAAAACTTTATTAACCTTTTATGTTATTACCAGGCCCCCATCCTTGCAAGAGGTGTTCTATTCTTGAATGATCCAGGAAGGACAAAAGTTTTCTGTTGCTGTTGTGTGGCCCAATGAGGCACAATACCAAGATTTAAGCAAAATGTTAACCTAATTTTAGCACTTCCATGCGATGATCCAAAAAAGGAATTTGACAATTGAATAATATCAAGGCCATTGACATTACCAGGCTTAACCATTTGTTGATTTGCTCCATGCACATATCTCCATTAGTTTGGGCTAGAAATTTATCAAGGGCTGGTTTGGGCACAAACCAAGCACACCCGCTAATGCCACACTATTCGACTACCACATTAAGCCACACTTATTGACTACCTCGGACAGGATAGCTCATTCTATAACCTATGCTTAGTTGTTTACACTTCAATCCAGAAGAACCAAAGCCCTATACCTCTTCAGGGCATCAACCATAATACTGGCAGGGTTGTTTATTAGCAAGGCATGAGTGCACTAACATAGGATACTTTGGCTGCATCAGATGACTATGTGCGCCTGAACAGAATGTACAGACTAAAGCCAGCGAACCAGCTCACAGTCCAATGACCTTAAACTGAACAATGCTAGCTAAATGGGGTCCAAAATGGCCAAAATTTCCCCCATCAAATTCAACTTTACCTCACACAGCACCCTCAGAAAAGCAAGCTAGTAGTAGCATCTCGTACCTAACAATTCAGCGAAGCGAGCACGCGCACGAGGAGAGAAGAATGTCACGAGTCGGGGAGGAGCTGGGCCTTGTCCTCCCGCTGCGCCTCGTCCTGCAGCTGCTGCGCCTCCCTGGCCTTGGCGAGCATGTGCGCCTCGTACCGCCGCAGCCTCTCCTCCATCCTCGCCTGCACGAGAAGCGCGGGGGGTGAGCACTCGAGGAAGCGGAGGCGGCGCGAGACACGGGGCAGGGCGAGATCGGGCGTGCTGCCTTGTAGGAGGTCTCGACGCGGTGCATGACGTAGAATCCGAGCGCGCCGCCGAGGATGGTTCCGGCCATCACGCGCACGTACGCCCACCGCCGCGACCCCGGCGGCGCCATCGCTCACCCGTCACCGACCTGCCACCGCGtcgccttccgccgccgccgccgtgactGGAAAGGGTGCGAGAGGAGCGAGAGATCGGGGAGACGGGCAGCAGGCGCGTCGGGCCGAGACGAGGACAAGGTGGGCTGATAGTTTCCAGCGCACTGGGCTGACGCTCTGGTCCGCGATCCTCTTTTGCACTGATCCAGGCCGGTCCATCAGCCCAGCAACTAAGCCAGCTCATCAGGAAAGGCGGCCCGTTGAGTATGGGCTGGCTCCGTGGCGGGCCGGGCAGAACAAATGCAAGATGAGCTGCTTCTTCCACACACGGGGGCTGGATGGAAAAGCATTTTTTATCTTACGCACTACATTGCAAATTTCTACCATACTACGTTCTGCTTTTCCTAATTGCAAGGACCTCATTTATAGTTAGGGGTGGAGCCAGGAATTACACATAGGGGGGCCGAACACGAACTATAGACATACCCAATCGCAAGGGTAAAACAAAGAATTATATATAAAAATTAAACTCATGTTGTTTCTTGTTGATTTTATCTTTGAGAGCTTTTCTCGCAGTTCAGGCTTTAAATATAATGATGCAcaaaaataaatatttataaaaTCAATAAAGTTTTCCTTATACAAAATTCCTCATGACTTGTAAAATAAGCAAGATGTTTTACTTTTAGGTTTAATGATACTTTCACGGTTACCCGGAAAAAATAATGATACTTTCACGATTAATACATAATATATTTCCCACATTACACAAATTCAATATGTGCTTGGAAagataaaataaattgaatctAAGATTTAGAAATAAGAATTGCTAACTATTTCCTAAAGCTAATCAACATAATTCCACCACTGTTTATAGTGCTAAAAAAACTACCAAAAGATAGAAAGTGATTAATAGAATAATAGCCTGGTCACATGGGCTAACAGAGAATTATCTTCAACTGAACCCATACTGAATGTTAAAAAAACAATTCAGAGGGTAACAATGAAATAAGGAAGGGGACGCGGATACAGGAGAGGATCGCGTGACGTGACTGGCTGCTGCGGATTGGCGCGGACGTCGGTCGAGTAAGGACGCGGACGCGGTAAGAAAAGCCGTGGTTCTTGGCAGAAACATCTTATAACTCGTATTTTTTATGGGTTTGGTACCTTTTTCCACCTCccttaggctatctccagcggcATGCTCTAAACCGATCTGTTCTCTATTATGGAGGACACTGTAACTCCTCTACCGCTCCACCGATGCTCTCTATACCGTACGGTAAAATGGAGGAGGTGCTttgcgtcccgcacagaggcGGGCATGACCGGCGTCCTCCATCCCGGTCGCGCGAGAGATGCTGCGGGAGGCGGGAGGTGGGGCACGAGAgatgcggcggggcgcggggcggcgctgcgtgaggggcgcgcggcggcaggcggagggcggaggggcgggcggaggaggcgggcggaggcggcgaggggcgcggaggaggcgggcggaggaggcgggcggaggcggcgaggggcgcggaggaggcgggccgaggcggcgggcggaggaggcggaggcggcgggcggaggcggcgaggggcgcggaggaggcgggcggaggcggcgcggggcgcgagcggaggcgcaagtggaggcgcgggaggcggcagaggcgcgggcgggggcggcgggcggaggggcggaggcggcagaggggcgcgggaggagggcggcgagcggaggcgcgagCGGAGGCGTGGGAGGagggcggcgctgcgggaggGCCGGCGGGGGAAACGGAGGTTGGAAGAAAGGGTGGAAAAGTAAGTTTGTGGGGTATAAaagatggaaatagaggatatcgttggagttaagtttggtatagagaatgaGGTTGATACGGAGGAAAAAGATAGAGGATGtgatttggaggatatcgctgcAGATAGCCTAAGTCGGACAGATGGATTCGGCATGAGAGGTACGGTGAATACAGTACAAgaaatattttcaaaaaattCGTTCAACAGTATTATAGTATAGATTAATAAATCCAACCCGTCTCAGCTTAGAAAAATCAGTGATTCAGAGCAGCTCTCTGACCGAGTGACCGTCATACCTGTTCAGATTCACCAGAAGTTTCCTACTAGCATGTTCGAAACTCAAACCTGCCCCCACAGGGGAGAAGCAGCGAGAGCTAAGGAAGGTTGGCCTCGGCTGCTctgatcatcatcatcatcgtagGACGCCAGGCCCCGGTGATTAGCATCAAACACCAGCCCTCTCCTAGACCTATCAGAACAGGCCATGCAAGCCAGACAGCAAGAGGCATCTCATCTCATCCCGGTGGCAATGGACACGGTCGTCTTCGTCCGTCAGTCTGCAGCGCCGTCCGTCCACACGGAATGTTCAGGTGCTGCTGCGCAGGCTCTCTAGATGCTTCATTTATTAGCTCGGGTACAGTCTGGTGAGGTTTCTGGCGGGACGAACCACCCATCATTTAGCTCAGCGTCACCCTCAGCCCCTCATCATCCGGATCAGCTTCGTGTGGTGTTTATGCTTGGACTGACGCGCCGATGCGATCCGGTCGAATCGGATCCGTGATGAGTCCATTTCATGATGAGAATTGACCAATTGGGAAGCAAACAAAGCTCCGGAGGGAGGCAAACGTGGAAGCTTTTTACGCGATCTTGCACTGATAATCACAGGTGCGAGACGCGTGTCAGAGAAAGGCGCAAGCCGGTCAAAATTAGGAGTTCCCCTTCCCCGTGCTGCACTTCTTTTTTAGAGAGATCAAATCCTAGCCGTTGACTGATATAATGGTCTTCTGCAAAAGTAAAAAGAAATCTGTATAACTGCTTTTGAACTAATGAAAAACATAGACAAACTACAAATCATTCCGCGTGGTCAATCACGTACCGGGAATCGAGTGGAACACCTATATAAACAAATCACACATGTAACTAAAATTATCGGAGCACCAGCccgtcattctttcttttctttaaaCAATAAAttcatatttttctaaataTATTATGAACGCatatatatatttgtatacACAAACGTCAACTCGCTACTAGCCATATAGTTTGTTGTGGTATGGAAAGAAAATACGACAAAAACATAAGTACGACCGTGTGAGAAAGAAATAGTATTTTGAATTTGTGATTCGGCGTATCTGGTAGAGCTCCGTGTGATTCTGATTCTCTATAGGAGCTAATTCTCTAAGAGAAATGACTCTATAGCTGAGAATGGTTCTTTTTTATTCTCTAGTATAAATTTTTAAAATTAGGATGGAGATAGTTCACTTTACAGAATCAGCAGAAAGTCACTTCTGTAAAATAACTCTTGGCAGAGCTTCTGCTGAATTCAGCAGAGAATCACCTCTGGCAGCTCTGCCACACCAAATGCACCTTAACTAAACATTTTTTGTTACGTTTTCTTTTAATTGACTACATACCCCTGCGAGTCAGCGACCGAATGCTTATCCTTCGATCCTGCTAAGCTGAAAACCTAAAAACCACACCTGAAAACTACGTGCACGACCAAGCTTGGAACTTCGTTCCCTTGCAGCTTGCACCTGCACGACTTTTTTTGGAGTCCGAGCCACCCTTTCCAGCTCCCCTCCGACTCGGACGGTCGCCGGCGCCATGCTCCTCGTGGACGGCGAGCCCGTCctctccacctccgccgccgccgcctcccgcacGGTGCGCGCGCTGCCCGCTTTTGACGAGCTCGTCTGCGTGCGATTCCGTCTCTCTGATCCTACGGCGCCCGGTCTGTCTCTTGCAGGGGGCCGTCGGGGTGGAGCTCgtggcggcgctcgcggggcACCCCGGGCTCCGCGACGCGGCCGACCGGCTCAAGGCCACATCGGAGACGCGGATCTCCGCGGGGCGGGAGGGGGCGCCGAGGCACGTCTACGTCTTCCAGCGGGAGTACGCCACGGTGGATCCGGCTCGCGTCGAGGTGCGTGCAGAGACTAAAGAGGGTCGCCGCTTTCTGATCGCCTCAGCCTTTCGCGGGTTTGATCGAGTAGAATGGGGGAATTCGTGGCTCGTTCGTCTATTCCCCCGGGCCCCAGCCTTTTGGGTGAGAAAAATGGGGATCTTGGGAGGTTACGGAGTGAGTTTCGTATGTACCTGATGATGCGTGGTTCAGTAACCAACCAGTTGTGCCGTAAAGGTGAATTTTGTTTTCCTGGGCCAAATCATTTGTGCTGCTGTCGAGAGAATCAGAGAAAGGTGTGAGTTTCTGAAGCGGTGGAGGAGTTCTTGGTAGTTTCAGTTCACACGATTTGGGAATTGCTTTGGGGCAAAGCTGAGGCCTTTCATGGGGGGAAGGATAAAGTGGGGATTCTTGTGCTGGGAGCTTTTGGGGCATTGTCAGTGCTTCCTGCTGCTTTCTGGTAAAATTGGGGGTTTGTCATTCATCTTAGGTACCCTTTATACTTTTTATTATTCGATTTTGTAGGTTTCTATGTCTCCTGTGAATACATTTCCTTAGTTCTGATGTTCTACTATTTGAACCAGACCTTTTGGTGACCTTGGAGCAGTCTGTTTGATGTCCTGTTCTATTCGTCTGCCTGATTTGGTCTAACATGATTCTTTCTGAAAAGTGATTATACGATAGTATGCATGCTGTCTTTAGCTGTAAATGTTTGATGAGTAAGGATATAAGCTGCATTGGATTAGAATGCCAATATGTGGATTCCAATCTTACTTTGCAGTTGCATTTACATTAGAGCTTGTTCATGAACAGTTGCTAGCTTGCTATAGCTGGTTGCTGCTGCCTATTTTGTTTAATCTGTGTTGCCGCAAAGTTGACATCGTGGAACTTGTTCTGGTTATTGAGTCTTGTTTCTGAAGTGGTTTGAGGTTTCTATGTTATGCATGCCATTCAAGTTCCAATTATACATGGGTTAATATGTTCTTTGCATTTATAGTTAGTGGGCACAGACGAGGCTACTACATGCATTGGTGTTGTAATTCGCAACAACAGGACTGGAATGTAAGTGAAAAGGAAGTGAACATTTATTTAATCCCGTAAGACTTCAGTTTCTATTGAAATTCACAACTCTTGTGTTTCCGAATGCACTGAAAGCTTAGGGCATTTGATGATGCCTTTGATCTTCCATTGTCTGATCCAGAACCTCCGTTAGCCATATGGATTTCCCAAAAATTGTGGAGGGAGGGCTCAAACAGATGTTAGAATTACTTGGTGATGACAATGCACCACTTGATGTTTGTATCTTTAACTACAATTTATCCATAGCATATATATAGTACGCACCTTGTTTAGCCATTCTCACTAGCACTTAACTGCAGGTTCACCTTATTGGTGGCTTTTCTGATGCTTCCACAAAGGTTGAATCCAGAACGTATTGACTGTTCACCATTTTGTTTAGTATTTATTTCTCTTTTTTGTTGCATGATACAAGAAATTGTGGAACCAATTACCATGATTCACTCCGCAGGTAGTCCGTTCCTCTGGAAAGAAGCACATCAAACAGGAAGGGTATTCCTATCCACTATGttgcaaaatagttgaagtgcTGCATAAGTCCCAGCAACAATTCCATCTCCGGTCCTTCTGTGTCCTTGAGAATAACACAACAACTGATTCACTTGGGAATACACTACCAGTAATCGGTGGATTTGTGGTTAGTGATTTCTCTCCTCAGCATCCATTACAGTTTCGGTTGATAATTTCTGGTGACGATTGACACCACACTAGTTAAAAGTAGAACGCAACAGTCTTCATGTTTTTACATAACGGCCTTTGAAGGATAATCCAAAGTGATGAAGTTCTGCATTCCCCCTTTTCATTTCTGTATTTGTTGTGTACCCAAAGTATTCAGATATATAATACAGCTTAAGAACCATGAATTTGGAAATACTCCTCTTGGGATTATTTGTTCTCATGAGCCCACCTACCGCCTTCAGGTTCAAACCACTTCTGGAGTTGTCACACCAGCAAGCTTTGACATGAATTCAAGGTGTCCAGATGAAGTTGTCAGGAGAATTCGCGTCAGTGTTTGTTCTTATGATCCAACATGGCAAGGAAGGTTACTGGAGACTTATGATACTCAGTGTGATGTTTTTCGAATCGCACCTGCCTGCTGGTATCTTAAATTCTCCAACCCATTACATATGCTTAAAGAAATCTTTGACGTTGTTATTTACATGTTTCAAACTCTTTGTATTTAAAACTAAGTGCCCCCTTAACTTTGAGCGATTGTTTACTAGTTACATAAACAGATGTTTTTTGCCTAGTTAAATCTTCCTAAATTCCACAGGATAAATAGTAGGCAAAAGCTTCTCTTAGTGCCATAGGACAATTCTAAATGGATGTTCCAACAATGGTACTTCCCCTTTGTTTAGTGCCTCTTCACGTGAAAAGTTCCGTTGTAGCTTTGTCATGTTCTTGTTGATCCTTCGCATTTTGAATCCCATTTGGAACTACAAAATCACATTTTGCTTCACTATATGAAGTATTCGTGTTATGAAGTATATAAATTGCAACTAGAAAGCGTTGCGGTAAATAGCCTAAGAACACATGATATCAGTACTAAAAATACTTAGCTTCCACACCTCATTTGTTTTAAATTTTTCCTGATCATAAATCTATGCCTCCTTGTTGTCATGTAGGATGCCAAATTGGGCCGATATAGCATCCTCACTTAACCAGCTCTCAGATTCTGAAGTCCTGATGCAATGCTCCACCTCTCCAGCTGCAGAACCACCTCATTTTGTGGAAAATGAAAGAAGGTTCATATATCTACAAAATAGATTCCCCTCTACTTTTTTTCCAGATCGTAAATAGGATATTTCTAAGCTCCTTCTATTTATCATTTAATTGGTTTGTGACTTACGATTAGCTAATCATCATCATGATTTAAGCCATGCAAAATTTCGCAGGAAAAAGGATCTCACTGTGGTTTATGCTTTCCTTGAGTGTCTTCAGTCTGTACATTTTCTTGATGCAGGATCTGGAAATACTTGATCAATAACCCAGACTGGGAAGAGACGTTCCCCAAGCACAAGCCCCGGGTCTTCCATAGGACCAGCGACGGAAGCTGGTCAAGGTACTCATAGTGCAAGCCAAGGTGTTGCATCGCTCTGTTATCACTGGTGCCCGCACACATGGAACCGGGAGAGTCTCCTCCCCCTCCCTTGATTGGAACAGCAAAGATTATGTTCACCCACAAAAGTTTTCTTCACGCTGGGACCCGCGCCTCCGCTAAACATTTCTTCACAGCGCCATTTTACTTCACCTAGTTACCACCAGGAGTCCATGGTAGGAGATTGACTGAAGGATTTGTGTGAATTTTTCAAAAAGATGTGTGGAATACGGTTTGAACTCTTGATTCTCTGAATTTCATGTGTTAAGCTTGGCTGGTTGGTACGAATGTCATGTGTTAAGGATTTTGTGATTCTTAGGGCGTGTTCGTTTCCGGGTACCTAAactttagaggggtcacatcaaagagaatcttatcatttagaagtattaaataaagtctaattacaaaactaattgcagaaccctagtgctaattcgcgagacgaatctaataaggtatattagtccatgattagcgaataattactgtagca
The genomic region above belongs to Panicum hallii strain FIL2 chromosome 4, PHallii_v3.1, whole genome shotgun sequence and contains:
- the LOC112890788 gene encoding uncharacterized protein LOC112890788, producing MAPPGSRRWAYVRVMAGTILGGALGFYVMHRVETSYKARMEERLRRYEAHMLAKAREAQQLQDEAQREDKAQLLPDS
- the LOC112888795 gene encoding protein N-terminal asparagine amidohydrolase isoform X2; translated protein: MLLVDGEPVLSTSAAAASRTGAVGVELVAALAGHPGLRDAADRLKATSETRISAGREGAPRHVYVFQREYATVDPARVEVHLIGGFSDASTKVVRSSGKKHIKQEGYSYPLCCKIVEVLHKSQQQFHLRSFCVLENNTTTDSLGNTLPVIGGFVVQTTSGVVTPASFDMNSRCPDEVVRRIRVSVCSYDPTWQGRLLETYDTQCDVFRIAPACWMPNWADIASSLNQLSDSEVLMQCSTSPAAEPPHFVENERRIWKYLINNPDWEETFPKHKPRVFHRTSDGSWSRYS
- the LOC112888795 gene encoding protein N-terminal asparagine amidohydrolase isoform X1 gives rise to the protein MLLVDGEPVLSTSAAAASRTGAVGVELVAALAGHPGLRDAADRLKATSETRISAGREGAPRHVYVFQREYATVDPARVELVGTDEATTCIGVVIRNNRTGITSVSHMDFPKIVEGGLKQMLELLGDDNAPLDVHLIGGFSDASTKVVRSSGKKHIKQEGYSYPLCCKIVEVLHKSQQQFHLRSFCVLENNTTTDSLGNTLPVIGGFVVQTTSGVVTPASFDMNSRCPDEVVRRIRVSVCSYDPTWQGRLLETYDTQCDVFRIAPACWMPNWADIASSLNQLSDSEVLMQCSTSPAAEPPHFVENERRIWKYLINNPDWEETFPKHKPRVFHRTSDGSWSRYS